The genomic region tactttggtgcaaaaagtgaaaattaatcccagaacaacagcaaaggaccctttgaaggtgctggaggaaagaggtacaaaactatctacatccacagtgaaaacgagtcctatatcgacataacctgaaaggccgctcggcaagaaagaagccactgctcaaaaaccgccataaaaccgcaaatgggtcttccaaatggacaatgacccgaagcatacttcaaaagttgtgacaaaattacttaaggacaacagagtcaaggtattggagtggcaatcacaaagtcctgacctcaatcctatagaagatttgtgggcagaactgaaaaagcatgtacgagcaaggaggcctgcaaacctgactcagttacaccagctctcacccaacttattgtgggaagctggtggaaggctacctgaaaccttCGAAcaaatttaaacaatttaaaagcaatgctaccaaatactaattgagtgcatgtaaacttctgaaccactgggaatgtgatgatagaaataaaagctgaactaaatcattctctttactattattctgacatttcacattttttaaataaagtggtgatcctaactgacctaaaaacagggaatttctacttggattaaatgtcaggaattgtgaaaaacttagtttaaatgtatttggataaggtgtatgtaaacttctgacttcaactgtatatacatagacttggaatcactgtcccctttaataatggaacaccagtCCCTTGAATAATGTTTAAATAAAGTAttcatactgctttactcatctcatatgtttatactttattctattctactgtattttagtcaatgccactccaacattaCTCCATGTAATTTTATATATTTctgaattccattattttactttaatATTAATGTGTATTGGAGCTTGGAACGCAAGCATTTCGCTAATCCATAATAACATCTGTGGTATGATCATCCGCGAAATGTGAATCTTTCACAGGTGGATGGTGTGTTTTTTCCCACGCCAAGAAACAAGTTTGAACTTCTCAAAACTAGTACAAATGGTATATTTACAGAGATCCCAAACAGTCCACGGGCACCATAGCTAGCATTATTGTTAATTCAATAGGCCTGTAACAGCCTATAGGCATAGCAATGTGACCAAAAGCAATTAGACTTGGTTTGTCCTATACCTCAAGATTTTTCAGGCCGCTATTCGGGTGTTTCTTTACACAACCGACAGGACAAATAAAGACAACAGACAATTTGGCCTATTGTTTTTTTCCATTTTGGTCAGCAAAAACTATAGGCGAATGAATAGGCCTAGTCATTAAACACAAAACAGATCAACAACGTCGTATAGCCTAATAAAAAACGAACGCATCATTAGTTCTAGTTCTAAGAAAAACATTACACAAATAATAAAATGTAGACTGCATTTACAGTACATTGCATTAAAAGAGCATATCCTGAAAAACAGGAATACACTAACATAATTCCACTAGTCTATTAGACCAAAAACACACTCCAAAGTTTGTATTTTTTTCCATAAATGTCCTTTTTGCGCTCCCCTGCATGTATATCCTATAGCGGATTAATTCAATGAAGTTGAACTTTTTTAGGTTGGTATGTTGGGTGGCAAGTTTTCTTCTCACATCAGTAGGTCAGAATGAGCAGCACCGCCCGCCCTACAAGACAGGGTCTCGATTAGGCCTTTGTCGAATGTTTTGCAAATCAGATCTTCAAAGTTGGCCGATAGTACTTTTGGTGTGCTGACATTGAAAACACAATGGTATCCGTTATGACAAATTTATTGTTCTCAATAATCCTTCATGAAATAACCACTTAAAATATATTAGGCTACTGTCAAAATCATCACATAGAAGTATACAAGGCTATAACAAACAACAATGACGTCAGCTTTTGGGAATTCTCCTTTGAACATAACATGTAGGCAGGCATAGGCCTATCATCATCACTGCAATAACAGTCTAATCATAACAAACTTGAATAAAAGGGTTAAGTTAGCAATACCACATAATGCAAAGTTGAGGGTAAATAAAGTATTGCTAATTATAGTACATAAATTATATGGTAGCATTAGAACAGAAGGTCAGCATGGTGAAAAAGATTCAGATTCTTAAAAATATTCTATCATAACTTGtttgtaaaaacaaaacaaaagcatTTAAGTGGGAATGTAATGTGACCCCCTTCAGCTACAGAAGGGAACATTTCCAATAAGAATTAGTGCTGCAAAAAAAGTGTCGTTGATTTAGTTTGTTCTAAAATAGGCCCACACAATATGACATATTACAAAATAACAAGGGCATCATGGGGAGATGTTAAAGCGTATCGCTATCTTTCACATGGGGCCGAAGATGGGGCAGAGAACTGAAACAATCATTTTggttcaaaataaaataaaagggaAAGATATAGtttgtgaaacacacacacacacacactttattgtAACATATAACAGGCTAAAAACGGATTAAGATTGTCCATTCGACAATGTGTTGCCTAATATCGCATGTTTTAATTTCTAACTTTCCTAAGAGAACATACCAGACACACTGTTGATCAGGATGGAGTAATGTGGATGGGGaagatttttgttttgtttcattgTTTCATGTAGGCCTAAAAGTAACTGTTCCCGCTTGGCACACGTAAAATATCATTTATCTTGCTAGTATTTTCCCAGCCCTGACAGTGTCTTATTTCAGCCCTCCAAAATATAATTGTTTGGTGTTCTGTTTATTTCTCACGTATCGCTGAACATTCGCTTGCAGTCCATGGAAGGTGACGGTGTGCCTGCGCTCATGTTGTCGACCTGAGAGTACTCGTCCTCCGGGCTGTGTGGCACCCCCGGCGGCgtcatcctcttctccttctgCCTGCGGTTGCAGAACCAGACCCGGACCACCTCCTTCTCCAGCTGCAGACTGTCCGCCAGAGAGGTGATCTCCTGGGCTGCTGGTTTGGGGCTTTTGAGAAAGTGGCTCTCCAAAGCTCCTTTGACGCTCACCTCGATGGACGTGCGCTTTTTCCTCTTCCTGCCCTGCGCCGCGATCTTATCGATGCTGGTGGGGCTACCGGTGGTCGAGTCAGCTTCCTCCAGCCATTTGTTGAGCAGCGGCTTCAGCTTGCACATGTTCTTGAAGCTCAGCTGCAGGGCCTCGAACCTGCATATCGTGGTCTGTGAGAAGACGTTTCCGTACAGGGTGCCCAGCGCCAATCCCACGTCCGCTTGTGTAAAGCCCAATTTGATCCTGCGCTGTTTGAACTGTTTGGCGAAGTGCTCCAGGTCGTCCGAGGTTGGCGTATCCTCGTCGGACTGAGCGTCATGGCTCACCCCGACGTGGTGCTGCGGATGATGTggatgctggtggtggtggtggtgatggtgatgatggtggctGCCGTGGTCGAGATCAGGGGATTCCCCCCTCACCATCCCCGGGTGCATCAGGCTTCTACTACCCGGTGAGCTGAGCATCCCGTTAACCGTGAATCCCCCGGGCTGGGAGTAAATCAGcgactgttgctgctgctgccctTCGGAGATGCTGGATATGTGAGCGGCTGAGGTGCCTCCCCAGGCTCCTGGGTGTGCCTGGTGGGAGCCCAGATGTGAAGACCTGTGGTGTAGAGCGGAGCCCGAGTGCAGGTCCTCTCTGCCGGAGTTTCTCTTCACGTCCTGCAGCTGCGGGCTGTCTGTCATTCCCACCGGACCGGGAGACCAAGGAGAACCGGCTTCGGCAGCTGCCACTGCGGCTGCTGCAGCGGCGGCGTGTGGCATGGATGTCACCCACTGGTGGGCATGGCTTAACATGTGTCCCCCGTTGCTCGTCGCAATAGCGCCCTGCATAAAGTCACTCTGCACCATCTTCACCGAAGAGTCCCCTCTGTATCCGTCCGACACCGAGGTGACAGCGGTGCTCCCCGGCTGCATGTCACCGATCCCCCGGTCTGAGTGCACGATGGAGCCGGTGGAAAGGATCCTATTGCTGGCCAGGTATGGACTGGAGGTGGCTGTTGCCATTCCCCAAACCATAAAGCCTGTGATTGATCTCCCTCTTCCCTCGTTGGATCAATTTATCTTCTCAAAAATAGTGCTCTAATccaataaaaatgttttaaaattttGAGAAAGCGTGTTGAATGTTATACTA from Oncorhynchus masou masou isolate Uvic2021 chromosome 29, UVic_Omas_1.1, whole genome shotgun sequence harbors:
- the pou3f3a gene encoding POU domain, class 3, transcription factor 3-A; the encoded protein is MVWGMATATSSPYLASNRILSTGSIVHSDRGIGDMQPGSTAVTSVSDGYRGDSSVKMVQSDFMQGAIATSNGGHMLSHAHQWVTSMPHAAAAAAAVAAAEAGSPWSPGPVGMTDSPQLQDVKRNSGREDLHSGSALHHRSSHLGSHQAHPGAWGGTSAAHISSISEGQQQQQSLIYSQPGGFTVNGMLSSPGSRSLMHPGMVRGESPDLDHGSHHHHHHHHHHQHPHHPQHHVGVSHDAQSDEDTPTSDDLEHFAKQFKQRRIKLGFTQADVGLALGTLYGNVFSQTTICRFEALQLSFKNMCKLKPLLNKWLEEADSTTGSPTSIDKIAAQGRKRKKRTSIEVSVKGALESHFLKSPKPAAQEITSLADSLQLEKEVVRVWFCNRRQKEKRMTPPGVPHSPEDEYSQVDNMSAGTPSPSMDCKRMFSDT